The Brassica napus cultivar Da-Ae chromosome C7, Da-Ae, whole genome shotgun sequence genome has a segment encoding these proteins:
- the LOC106421467 gene encoding uncharacterized protein LOC106421467, whose amino-acid sequence MALLCVSKKKIVVKRAWKRFTHKLRSKFRDIKIAASVRDSTSRLLRVISHHLIVPFRTRKCRRRHSESIYKQIYQYEGQRWRQGETKSDEKVVGRKKEKEEEEGPQEIVDSMEDAWMRVVAASPHLRVDEKADQFINKFREAMRLDKERSLLEFQERLIRSA is encoded by the exons atgGCTCTTTTGTGTGTTAGCAAGAAGAAAATTGTGGTGAAGCGGGCATGGAAGAGGTTCACACACAAGCTCAGATCCAAATTTAGAGACATCAAGATTGCTGCATCGGTCAGAGATTCGACTTCTCGTCTCCTCCGTGTCATCAGTCACCATCTCATCGTGCCTTTCAGGACAAG AAAGTGTCGTAGAAGGCATAGTGAGAGCATTTACAAACAAATCTACCAATACGAAGGCCAACGATGGAGGCAGGGGGAGACCAAGAGTGATGAGAAAGTTGTGGGgcgaaaaaaggaaaaagaagaagaggaggggCCGCAGGAGATTGTTGATTCGATGGAAGATGCTTGGATGAGAGTGGTGGCTGCATCGCCGCACCTTAGGGTGGATGAAAAAGCCGACCAATTCATCAATAAGTTTAGAGAGGCGATGAGACTGGATAAGGAGAGATCTTTACTTGAATTCCAAGAAAGGTTAATTCGAAGTGCTTGA
- the LOC106421463 gene encoding transcription factor MYB15: MGRVPCCEKMGLNRGPWTPEEDQILISFIHKHGHSNWRALPKQAGLLRCGKSCRLRWMNYLKPDIKRGNFTKEEEDAIISLHQILGNRWSAIAAKLPGRTDNEIKNVWHTHLKKRLEDYQLAKPKTSNTKKATKPKSQSVPTKLNSTGRELEFLNSSNPSFESLLSASPSTSDAVSSVTLMSHEGHNNEAKMDNKSGDINIADQDCSSFEIFGADIDESFWNEALYSQDESNYALNLDVAGFDEIQQEFQQLGPVENEMVFDSEMDFWFDVLARTGGEQDLLAGL; this comes from the exons ATGGGAAGAGTTCCATGCTGTGAGAAGATGGGGTTGAACAGAGGCCCATGGACGCCTGAAGAAGATCAAATCTTGATCTCTTTTATCCACAAACATGGTCACAGTAACTGGCGAGCCCTCCCTAAGCAAGCTG GTCTTTTGAGATGTGGGAAAAGCTGTAGACTTAGGTGGATGAACTATTTAAAACCTGATATTAAAAGAGGCAATTTCACCAAAGAAGAGGAGGATGCTATCATTAGCTTGCACCAAATCCTTGGCAATAG ATGGTCAGCGATTGCAGCAAAATTGCCAGGAAGAACGGATAATGAGATCAAGAACGTATGGCACACTCACTTGAAGAAAAGACTTGAAGATTATCAACTCGCTAAACCTAAGACAAGCAATACGAAGAAGGCTACTAAACCTAAATCTCAATCTGTACCGACGAAATTGAACAGTACTGGACGCGAATTGGAGTTCTTAAATTCATCAAACCCTTCTTTTGAAAGCTTGTTGTCGGCATCACCATCAACGAGTGATGCGGTTTCTTCGGTGACACTCATGAGCCACGAAGGCCATAACAACGAGGCTAAGATGGATAATAAATCGGGAGACATCAATATTGCGGATCAAGATTGTTCTTCTTTCGAAATTTTTGGAGCAGATATCGACGAGAGCTTCTGGAATGAGGCGCTTTATAGCCAGGATGAAAGCAACTACGCACTGAATCTTGACGTGGCTGGTTTTGACGAGATACAACAAGAGTTTCAGCAGTTAGGCCCAGTTGAGAATGAGATGGTTTTCGACAGTGAGATGGACTTTTGGTTCGATGTTTTGGCGAGAACTGGAGGGGAACAAGATCTATTAGCTGGGCTCTAA